The Fodinicurvata sediminis DSM 21159 DNA window GTCAGCAAGGATCTGGACCTCTGGGCCTACATGAAGGGCGTTGAACTGGACTATTCGCGCCCTGGCAAGCCAACGGACAATGCCTTCTCGGAGTCCTTCAACGGCCGGGTACGTGAAGAATGTCTGAACGTCTATTGGTTTTTGAGCCTGGCTGATGCACAGTCAAAATGTGAAGCGTGGCGGACGGATTATAATGAAGTTCGCCCACATAGTTCCATTGGCGACAAAGCCCCGATGGAACTGGCAATTGC harbors:
- a CDS encoding integrase core domain-containing protein, translated to VSKDLDLWAYMKGVELDYSRPGKPTDNAFSESFNGRVREECLNVYWFLSLADAQSKCEAWRTDYNEVRPHSSIGDKAPMELAIASGQACLP